The following are from one region of the Corylus avellana chromosome ca1, CavTom2PMs-1.0 genome:
- the LOC132167562 gene encoding histone-lysine N-methyltransferase, H3 lysine-9 specific SUVH4-like → MMEANEILNPVKRIGDVPGIKVGHQFYARAEMVAVGFHSHWLNGIDYMGQSYSKGEYRNYTFPVAVAIVLSGMYEDDLDNADDVVYTGQGGHNLTGNKHQIQDQKMERGNLALKNCVEQHVPVRVIRGHESKSSYTGKVYTYDGLYKEKS, encoded by the exons ATGATGGAGGCTAACGAAATCTTGAACCCTGTGAAAAGAATTGGTGATGTTCCAG GAATTAAGGTTGGGCATCAGTTCTATGCACGGGCTGAAATGGTTGCTGTTGGTTTTCACAGTCACTGGCTGAACGGGATTGATTATATGGGGCAGAGTTACAGTAAAGGG gAGTATAGGAACTACACGTTCCCAGTTGCAGTTGCCATTGTTTTGTCCGGGATGTATGAAGATGACCTTGATAATGCTGATGATGTTGTGTATACTGGTCAAGGTGGACATAATTTAACTGGCAATAAGCATCAGATCCAAGACCAAAAGATGGAGCGTGGAAATTTGGCGCTCAAG AACTGTGTGGAGCAACATGTGCCTGTTAGAGTCATTCGTGGCCATGAATCTAAAAGCAGTTACACCGGTAAAGTTTACACATACGATGGATTGTACAAGGAGAAGAGCTGA